One genomic window of Triplophysa rosa linkage group LG11, Trosa_1v2, whole genome shotgun sequence includes the following:
- the LOC130561768 gene encoding NACHT, LRR and PYD domains-containing protein 3-like produces the protein MQISHLLNMLNNDDTDVGELARSSLFLDLRNRRVPLAKESEPHFLGFRRKSSGKLYTQSAGFGVCLQNCDLTGECCESLSSCLQSSNSLRQLDLSHNDLKDSGVKLISDALKTHNCQLHTLRLSGCMVTDEGCCYLASALSSNPSHLRELDLSYNHPAPSALQLLSDRLNDPNYTLSKLSVEHGGGSRITAGLHKYACDLTLDPNTANTELKLSEENRKITCVLKSQSYPDHPDRFDVVPQVLCQKSLTGRCYWEAEWSGSGVDISVSYKSISRKGLNNDSLFGFNVNSWSLYCANNSVRACHNNERTGISSSRVSNRIGVYLDWSAGTLSFYSVSDTPIHLHTFNTTFTEPLYAGFRVHLNTSVSLTGMR, from the exons ATGCAGATTTCCCATCTTCTGAACATGCTGAATAACGACGATACAGATGTCGGGGAGTTGGCCCGATCCTCTCTGTTCTTGGATCTAAGAAATCGCAGGGTGCCGTTGGCCAAGGAGTCGGAGCCCCACTTCCTTGGTTTCAGAAGAAAATCCAGTGGGAAACTTTACACTCAATCGGCTGGTTTTGGTGTTTG TCTACAGAACTGTGATCTGACTGGTGAGTGTTGTGAAAGTTTGTCTTCATGTCTACAATCATCAAACTCTCTGAGACAGCTGGACCTGAGTCACAATGATCTgaaggattcaggagtgaagctgatctctgaTGCTCTTAAGACTCACAACTGTCAACTACACACACTCAG gTTATCGGGATGTATGGTGACAGATGAAGGTTGTTGCTATTTGGCTTCAGCTCTGAGTTCAAACCCGTCACACCTGAGAGAGCTCGACCTGAGCTACAATCACCCAGCACCCTCAGCACTTCAGCTGCTCTCTGATAGACTCAATGATCCAAACTACACACTCAGCAAACTCAG CGTGGAGCATGGGGGAGGGTCCAGAATTACAGCAGGACTACACAAAT ATGCCTGTGATCTCACACTGGATCCCAACACAGCAAACACTGAACTCAAACTGTCCGAGGAGAACAGAAAGATCACGTGTGTGCTTAAATCTCAGTCGTATCCTGATCATCCAGACAGATTTGATGTTGTTCCTCAGGTTCTGTGTCAAAAGAGTCTGACTGGACGCTGTTACTGGGAGGCTGAATGGAGCGGGTCAGGTGTTGATATATCAGTGTCATATAAAAGCATCAGCAGAAAAGGATTAAATAATGACAGTTTATTTGGATTCAATGTAAATTCATGGAGTCTGTACTGCGCTAATAACAGCGTCCGTGCCTGTCACAACAATGAGAGAACAGGCATATCCTCTTCACGTGTGTCTAATAGAATAGGAGTGTATCTGGACTGGTCAGCTGGCACTTTGTCCTTCTACAGTGTCTCTGatacacccattcacttgcacacattcaacacaacaTTCACTGAACCTCTATATGCAGGATTTAGAGTTCATCTGAACACTTCAGTTTCTCTGACAGgcatgcggtga